In the Oryza glaberrima chromosome 6, OglaRS2, whole genome shotgun sequence genome, one interval contains:
- the LOC127777416 gene encoding uncharacterized protein LOC127777416, with translation MAAEGNASSSSTATGRGCGLALGRLVRKLRRQSRMMLSTATSSRPPAAARCQYDPLSYARNFDRSGLGDDGGDVSAQLYHRYTFASRFVLSSSSTAARRQPQ, from the coding sequence atggcggcggagggcaatgcgtcgtcgtcgtcgacggcgacgggaagGGGGTGCGGGCTGGCGCTGGGGAGGTTGGTGAGGAAGCTGAGGAGGCAGAGCAGGATGATGCTGTCCACGGcgacgtcgtcgcggccgccggcggcggcgaggtgccaGTACGACCCGCTCAGCTACGCGCGCAACTTCGACCGGAGTggcctcggcgacgacggcggcgacgtctcCGCGCAGCTCTACCACCGCTACACCTTCGCCTCCCGCTTCGTTCTCTCCTCTTCGTCCACGGCCGCTCGCCGGCAGCCGCAATAG